In Puntigrus tetrazona isolate hp1 unplaced genomic scaffold, ASM1883169v1 S000000416, whole genome shotgun sequence, the following are encoded in one genomic region:
- the ets2 gene encoding protein C-ets-2 isoform X2 has translation MEPVLPGFRNTLKRQAAFEMFEDPMSLFSGFYPVEEEQAAQEVPSGLDCFSQGKSKQHKHSLSERFRRENILDALSVQHDVPLLTPCSKAVVSQALKDSFNGFSKVQRVCGISSNPCKWTKQHVLQWLYWASGEFSLTNISFFKFDMSGQELCDLGKDGFLDLAPDFVGDILWEHLEQMMRGLGLDDCSLKVPDVRGSLLRELFEASEDSGQQASMYPRPQLSTVSVSYSGRERSAVSSLESVDSADGSESVLRSWGSHSSLADAQRVPSYDSFEEELGLAPLGLGKQGLSFKDYVQERNEPLEQGKPVIPAAVLAGFTGSGPIQLWQFLLELLTDTSCQSIISWTGDGWEFKLTDPDEVARRWGKRKNKPKMNYEKLSRGLRYYYDKNIIHKTSGKRYVYRFVCDLQNLLGYTVEELHGMLGVQPDTED, from the exons ATGGAGCCTGTTTTACCTGGATTCAGAAACACACTAAAG CGTCAGGCGGCGTTTGAGATGTTCGAGGACCCCATGTCTCTGTTCTCGGGCTTCTATCCGGTCGAGGAGGAGCAGGCCGCTCAGGAGGTCCCGTCCGGTCTGGACTGTTTCTCTCAGGGTAAATCAAAGCAGCACAAACACAGTTTATCAGAACGCTTCAGGAGGGAGAACATATTAGATGCATTAAGTGTCCAACATG ATGTTCCTCTGCTGACCCCCTGCAGTAAAGCTGTGGTCAGTCAGGCGCTGAAGGACAGCTTCAACGGCTTCTCCAAGGTCCAGCGCGTCTGCGGGATCTCCAGCA ACCCATGTAAGTGGACCAAGCAGCACGTCCTGCAGTGGCTGTACTGGGCCTCCGGAGAGTTCAGTCTGACCAACATCAGCTTCTTCAAGTTTGACATGAGCGGGCAGGAGCTGTGTGACCTGGGGAAGGACGGCTTCCTGGACCTGGCTCCGGACTTCGTGGGAGATATCCTGTGGGAGCACCTGGAGCAGATGATGAGAG gtcTCGGTCTAGACGACTGTTCTCTGAAGGTCCCTGATGTCCGTGGCAGTCTCCTGCGGGAGCTCTTCGAGGCGTCCGAGGACTCGGGTCAGCAGGCGTCCATGTACCCCAGACCTCAGCTCAGCACGGTCAGCGTCAGCTACTCCGGCCGGGAGAGGAGCGCAG TGTCGTCTCTGGAGAGCGTGGACAGCGCAGACGGCTCCGAGAGCGTGCTCCGGTCCTGGGGAAGTCACTCGTCCCTCGCAGACGCCCAGCGAGTCCCGTCCTACGACAGCTTCGAGGAGGAGCTCGGCCTGGCTCCGCTGGGCCTCGGCAAACAAGGCCTGTCCTTCAAAGACTACGTCCAGGAGAGGAACGAGCCGCTGGAGCAGGGCAAGCCGGTCATCCCCGCTGCGGTCCTCGCCGGCTTCACCG GAAGTGGCCCCATCCAGCTGTGGCAGTTCCTGCTGGAGCTGCTGACCGACACGAGCTGTCAGAGCATCATCAGCTGGACCGGAGACGGCTGGGAGTTCAAGCTCACCGACCCCGACGAG GTGGCGCGGCGCTGGGGAAAGAGGAAGAACAAGCCGAAGATGAACTACGAGAAGCTGAGCCGAGGCCTGCGCTACTACTACGACAAGAACATCATCCACAAGACGTCGGGGAAGCGCTACGTCTACCGCTTCGTCTGCGACCTGCAGAACCTGCTGGGATACACGGTGGAGGAGCTGCACGGCATGCTGGGAGTTCAGCCGGACACCGAGGACTGA
- the ets2 gene encoding protein C-ets-2 isoform X3, with translation MEPVLPGFRNTLKRQAAFEMFEDPMSLFSGFYPVEEEQAAQEVPSGLDCFSQDVPLLTPCSKAVVSQALKDSFNGFSKVQRVCGISSNPCKWTKQHVLQWLYWASGEFSLTNISFFKFDMSGQELCDLGKDGFLDLAPDFVGDILWEHLEQMMRACQEDDEAKVLSRSSESSWTGGSLGLDDCSLKVPDVRGSLLRELFEASEDSGQQASMYPRPQLSTVSVSYSGRERSAVSSLESVDSADGSESVLRSWGSHSSLADAQRVPSYDSFEEELGLAPLGLGKQGLSFKDYVQERNEPLEQGKPVIPAAVLAGFTGSGPIQLWQFLLELLTDTSCQSIISWTGDGWEFKLTDPDEVARRWGKRKNKPKMNYEKLSRGLRYYYDKNIIHKTSGKRYVYRFVCDLQNLLGYTVEELHGMLGVQPDTED, from the exons ATGGAGCCTGTTTTACCTGGATTCAGAAACACACTAAAG CGTCAGGCGGCGTTTGAGATGTTCGAGGACCCCATGTCTCTGTTCTCGGGCTTCTATCCGGTCGAGGAGGAGCAGGCCGCTCAGGAGGTCCCGTCCGGTCTGGACTGTTTCTCTCAGG ATGTTCCTCTGCTGACCCCCTGCAGTAAAGCTGTGGTCAGTCAGGCGCTGAAGGACAGCTTCAACGGCTTCTCCAAGGTCCAGCGCGTCTGCGGGATCTCCAGCA ACCCATGTAAGTGGACCAAGCAGCACGTCCTGCAGTGGCTGTACTGGGCCTCCGGAGAGTTCAGTCTGACCAACATCAGCTTCTTCAAGTTTGACATGAGCGGGCAGGAGCTGTGTGACCTGGGGAAGGACGGCTTCCTGGACCTGGCTCCGGACTTCGTGGGAGATATCCTGTGGGAGCACCTGGAGCAGATGATGAGAG CGTGTCAGGAGGACGACGAGGCCAAAGTCTTGAGTCGCTCGTCTGAGAGCAGCTGGACCGGCGGCA gtcTCGGTCTAGACGACTGTTCTCTGAAGGTCCCTGATGTCCGTGGCAGTCTCCTGCGGGAGCTCTTCGAGGCGTCCGAGGACTCGGGTCAGCAGGCGTCCATGTACCCCAGACCTCAGCTCAGCACGGTCAGCGTCAGCTACTCCGGCCGGGAGAGGAGCGCAG TGTCGTCTCTGGAGAGCGTGGACAGCGCAGACGGCTCCGAGAGCGTGCTCCGGTCCTGGGGAAGTCACTCGTCCCTCGCAGACGCCCAGCGAGTCCCGTCCTACGACAGCTTCGAGGAGGAGCTCGGCCTGGCTCCGCTGGGCCTCGGCAAACAAGGCCTGTCCTTCAAAGACTACGTCCAGGAGAGGAACGAGCCGCTGGAGCAGGGCAAGCCGGTCATCCCCGCTGCGGTCCTCGCCGGCTTCACCG GAAGTGGCCCCATCCAGCTGTGGCAGTTCCTGCTGGAGCTGCTGACCGACACGAGCTGTCAGAGCATCATCAGCTGGACCGGAGACGGCTGGGAGTTCAAGCTCACCGACCCCGACGAG GTGGCGCGGCGCTGGGGAAAGAGGAAGAACAAGCCGAAGATGAACTACGAGAAGCTGAGCCGAGGCCTGCGCTACTACTACGACAAGAACATCATCCACAAGACGTCGGGGAAGCGCTACGTCTACCGCTTCGTCTGCGACCTGCAGAACCTGCTGGGATACACGGTGGAGGAGCTGCACGGCATGCTGGGAGTTCAGCCGGACACCGAGGACTGA
- the ets2 gene encoding protein C-ets-2 isoform X1 gives MEPVLPGFRNTLKRQAAFEMFEDPMSLFSGFYPVEEEQAAQEVPSGLDCFSQGKSKQHKHSLSERFRRENILDALSVQHDVPLLTPCSKAVVSQALKDSFNGFSKVQRVCGISSNPCKWTKQHVLQWLYWASGEFSLTNISFFKFDMSGQELCDLGKDGFLDLAPDFVGDILWEHLEQMMRACQEDDEAKVLSRSSESSWTGGSLGLDDCSLKVPDVRGSLLRELFEASEDSGQQASMYPRPQLSTVSVSYSGRERSAVSSLESVDSADGSESVLRSWGSHSSLADAQRVPSYDSFEEELGLAPLGLGKQGLSFKDYVQERNEPLEQGKPVIPAAVLAGFTGSGPIQLWQFLLELLTDTSCQSIISWTGDGWEFKLTDPDEVARRWGKRKNKPKMNYEKLSRGLRYYYDKNIIHKTSGKRYVYRFVCDLQNLLGYTVEELHGMLGVQPDTED, from the exons ATGGAGCCTGTTTTACCTGGATTCAGAAACACACTAAAG CGTCAGGCGGCGTTTGAGATGTTCGAGGACCCCATGTCTCTGTTCTCGGGCTTCTATCCGGTCGAGGAGGAGCAGGCCGCTCAGGAGGTCCCGTCCGGTCTGGACTGTTTCTCTCAGGGTAAATCAAAGCAGCACAAACACAGTTTATCAGAACGCTTCAGGAGGGAGAACATATTAGATGCATTAAGTGTCCAACATG ATGTTCCTCTGCTGACCCCCTGCAGTAAAGCTGTGGTCAGTCAGGCGCTGAAGGACAGCTTCAACGGCTTCTCCAAGGTCCAGCGCGTCTGCGGGATCTCCAGCA ACCCATGTAAGTGGACCAAGCAGCACGTCCTGCAGTGGCTGTACTGGGCCTCCGGAGAGTTCAGTCTGACCAACATCAGCTTCTTCAAGTTTGACATGAGCGGGCAGGAGCTGTGTGACCTGGGGAAGGACGGCTTCCTGGACCTGGCTCCGGACTTCGTGGGAGATATCCTGTGGGAGCACCTGGAGCAGATGATGAGAG CGTGTCAGGAGGACGACGAGGCCAAAGTCTTGAGTCGCTCGTCTGAGAGCAGCTGGACCGGCGGCA gtcTCGGTCTAGACGACTGTTCTCTGAAGGTCCCTGATGTCCGTGGCAGTCTCCTGCGGGAGCTCTTCGAGGCGTCCGAGGACTCGGGTCAGCAGGCGTCCATGTACCCCAGACCTCAGCTCAGCACGGTCAGCGTCAGCTACTCCGGCCGGGAGAGGAGCGCAG TGTCGTCTCTGGAGAGCGTGGACAGCGCAGACGGCTCCGAGAGCGTGCTCCGGTCCTGGGGAAGTCACTCGTCCCTCGCAGACGCCCAGCGAGTCCCGTCCTACGACAGCTTCGAGGAGGAGCTCGGCCTGGCTCCGCTGGGCCTCGGCAAACAAGGCCTGTCCTTCAAAGACTACGTCCAGGAGAGGAACGAGCCGCTGGAGCAGGGCAAGCCGGTCATCCCCGCTGCGGTCCTCGCCGGCTTCACCG GAAGTGGCCCCATCCAGCTGTGGCAGTTCCTGCTGGAGCTGCTGACCGACACGAGCTGTCAGAGCATCATCAGCTGGACCGGAGACGGCTGGGAGTTCAAGCTCACCGACCCCGACGAG GTGGCGCGGCGCTGGGGAAAGAGGAAGAACAAGCCGAAGATGAACTACGAGAAGCTGAGCCGAGGCCTGCGCTACTACTACGACAAGAACATCATCCACAAGACGTCGGGGAAGCGCTACGTCTACCGCTTCGTCTGCGACCTGCAGAACCTGCTGGGATACACGGTGGAGGAGCTGCACGGCATGCTGGGAGTTCAGCCGGACACCGAGGACTGA